A DNA window from Oncorhynchus tshawytscha isolate Ot180627B linkage group LG13, Otsh_v2.0, whole genome shotgun sequence contains the following coding sequences:
- the LOC112266057 gene encoding serine/threonine-protein kinase D2 isoform X2 produces MFLLPLEEQEDKAMFPECGFYGIYDKILLFKHDTGTNNILQLVKAPQDIQEGDLVEVVLSAAATFEDFQIRPHALNVHSYRAPAFCDHCGEMLFGLVRQGLKCDGCGLNYHKRCAFSIPNNCSGARKRRLSTTSLTSSPSLRLSTSESLSSVGTSSVSTCMEDASLIRSHTTQTLPNSTCTASASLGLSTSASITRPMARANTHMPRTPSEARRFYTGRPVHLDKILMSKVKVPHTFAVHSYTRPTVCQYCKRLLRGLFRQGLQCKDCKFNCHKRCAYKVPNDCLGETIGDMLSPSVDHEVPMDYSSEYADSDKSSLMDDSDEACSIPGSFSPESSQDGVGGDQSANIPLMRVVQSMRQTTRRSSTSIKEGWVVHYSNKDTLRKRHYWRLDCKCIILFQNNTTNKYYKEIPLSEILEVRPAGDFTLVPPGTSPHCFELVMGTMRYFVGEDPNVHVPALPPTTPQAFPPTPPSPSNVVPNSGVGREVAKAWEGAIRQALMPVIFQDAPPVEGHTPHRQASVSISVSNSVIQENVDIGMVYQIFADEILGSGQFGVVYGGKHRKTGRDVAVKVIDKLRFPTKQESQLRNEVAILQSLRHLGIVNLECMFETPEKVFVVMEKLHGDMLEMILSSEKGRLPERLTKFLITQILAALRNLHFKNIVHCDLKPENVLLASAEPFPQVKLCDFGFARIIGEKSFRRSVVGTPAYLAPEVLLNQGYNRSLDMWSVGVIMYVSLSGTFPFNEDEDINDQIHNAAFMYPPNPWKQISPDATDLINNLLQVKMRKRYSVDKSLSHSYLQDYQTWLDLRELETKLGERYITHESDDCRWQMFAREHTLPYPAHLVPPLPAPGSDDEAGEDADMQGLTERVSIL; encoded by the exons ttCCCAGAGTGTGGCTTCTATGGCATCTATGACAAGATCCTGCTATTTAAACATGACACAGGCACCAACAACATCCTGCAGCTGGTCAAGGCTCCCCAGGACATCCAGGAGGGAGACCTGGTGGAGGTGGTGCTCTCCG CTGCGGCCACCTTCGAGGATTTCCAGATCCGGCCTCATGCCCTGAACGTCCACTCGTACCGTGCCCCGGCCTTCTGCGACCACTGTGGAGAGATGCTGTTTGGACTGGTCAGACAGGGCCTCAAATGTGACg GCTGTGGACTGAACTACCACAAGCGCTGTGCCTTCAGCATCCCCAACAACTGCAGCGGCGCTCGCAAGCGGCGCCTGTCCACCACGTCTCTGACCAGTAGCCCGTCGCTGCGTCTGTCCACCAGTGAGTCCCTGAGCAGCGTGGGGACCAGCTCAGTCAGCACCTGCATGGAGGATGCCAGCCTGATCCGCTCTCACACCACCCAGACGCTCCCGAACTCCACCTGTACCGCGTCAGCGTCCCTGGGCCTGTCCACCAGCGCCTCCATCACCAGACCCATGGCCCGCGCCAACACTCACATG CCGCGGACCCCCAGCGAGGCGCGGCGGTTCTACACGGGCCGGCCGGTGCACCTGGACAAGATCCTGATGAGCAAAGTGAAGGTGCCGCACACGTTCGCCGTGCACTCCTACACGCGCCCCACCGTGTGCCAGTACTGCAAGAGGCTGCTCCGGGGCCTCTTCCGACAAGGGCTGCAATGCAAAG ACTGCAAGTTCAACTGCCACAAGCGCTGTGCGTACAAGGTTCCCAACGACTGCCTGGGGGAGACCATTGGAG acaTGTTGAGTCCCAGTGTGGACCACGAGGTGCCTATGGACTACAGCAGTGAGTATGCCGACTCAGACAAGTCTTCTCTGATGGACGATTCAGACGAGGCCTGCAGCATCCCTGGCTCTTTCTCCCCCGAGAGCAGCCAGGATGGGGTCGGCGGGGACCAGAG CGCTAACATCCCGTTGATGAGGGTGGTTCAGTCCATGAGGCAGACCACCCGTCGCTCCAGCACATCCATCAAAGAGGGCTGGGTGGTGCACTACAGCAACAAGGACACACTG AGAAAGCGGCACTACTGGCGTCTGGACTGCAAGTGCATCATCTTGTTCCagaacaacaccaccaacaagtACTATAAG GAGATCCCTCTGTCTGAGATTCTGGAGGTGCGCCCCGCAGGTGACTTCACCCTGGTCCCGCCGGGCACCAGCCCCCACTGCTTCGAGCTTGTCATGGGCACCATGCGCTACTTTGTAGGGGAGGACCCCAACGTCCACGTCCCCGCcctgccccccaccaccccccaggccttcccccccacacccccctcccccagcaACGTGGTGCCCAATAGCGGCGTGGGGCGGGAAGTGGCCAAGGCGTGGGAGGGCGCCATTCGCCAGGCCCTCATGCCAGTCATCTTCCAGGATGCACCACCGGTAGAGGGACACACTCCTCACA GACAGGCTTCAGTCAGCATCTCAGTGTCCAACAGTGTGATCCAGGAGAACGTG GACATTGGTATGGTGTACCAGATATTTGCAGATGAAATCCTCGGCTCTGGCCAGTTTGGAGTGGTGTATGGGG GGAAGCACAGGAAGACAGGGCGCGACGTGGCGGTGAAGGTGATTGACAAGCTGCGCTTCCCCACCAAGCAGGAGAGCCAGCTGAGGAACGAGGTGGCCATACTGCAG agTCTACGTCACCTGGGCATAGTGAACCTGGAGTGTATGTTTGAGACTCCAGAGAAGGTGTTTGTGGTGATGGAGAAGCTCCATGGAGACATGTTGGAGATGATCCTGTCCAGTGAGAAAGGACGGCTCCCAGAGAGGCTCACCAAGTTCCTCatcacacag attttGGCAGCTCTGAGGAACCTGCACTTTAAGAACATCGTCCACTGTGATCTGAAGCCTGAGAATGTCCTGCTGGCCTCTGCCGAGCCCTTCCCCCAG gTGAAGCTGTGTGACTTTGGCTTTGCCCGTATCATTGGTGAGAAGTCGTTCAGGCGTTCGGTGGTGGGCACCCCGGCCTACCTGGCCCCAGAGGTGCTCCTCAACCAGGGCTATAACCGCTCCCTGGACATGTGGTCTGTAGGAGTCATCATGTACGTCAGCCTCAGTGGCACCTTCCCCTTCAACGAGGATGAGGACATCAACGACCAGATCCACAATGCTGCCTTTATGTACCCACCCAACCCCTGGAAACAGATCTCACCTgatg CCACTGACCTGATCAACAACCTGCTCCAGGTGAAGATGAGGAAACGCTACAGCGTGGACAAGAGCCTGAGTCACTCCTATCTACAG gaCTACCAGACGTGGTTGGATCTGAGGGAGCTGGAGACCAAGCTGGGTGAGCGCTACATCACCCATGAGAGCGACGACTGCCGCTGGCAGATGTTTGCCCGCGAGCACACGCTCCCCTACCCGGCCCACCTGGTTCCCCCTCTGCCTGCGCCTGGCTCCGACGATGAGGCTGGGGAGGACGCAGACATGCAGGGGCTCACCGAGAGGGTCAGCATACTCTGA